CAGCTTCGCGCGAGCGGGCAAGCGCCGCAGGCGGGATTTCGCGGCCGGCAGACGATCTGGCCGAGGTCGAAGAGCGCGGCGATCGAATCGCCGGGCCGTTTACGGGAGACGAGCCGCGCGACCGCCTCCGGGGTCACGTCGGCGGCCTCGATCCGGGAAACGACCCGGCGGACGTTGGCTTCGACCGGAAGCGCCGGCCGGCCGAACGCGATCGCGGACAGCGCCTGCGCCATGTAGGCGCCGATTCCGGGGAGCCCCCGCAGCACCTCCGGATCCTCGGGGATCTTCCCGCCGTGCTCCTCGACGACGGTGCGCGCGGCCCGGTGGAGGTTCCGGGCGCGGGCGTAGTACCCGAGCCCCGACCACGCCGCGAGAACGGTGTCGAGGCGGGCGCGGGCGAGCGTCTCGACAGTCGGGAAACGCTTCAGGAACTTCGGGTAGCGGGGGAGCACCGTCTGGACCGTCGTCTGCTGGAGCATCACCTCCGAGACCCAGATCGCCCAGGGATCGCGCGTTCCCCGCCAGGGGAGCTCGCGCTTCTCGCGGTCG
The nucleotide sequence above comes from Thermoanaerobaculia bacterium. Encoded proteins:
- a CDS encoding A/G-specific adenine glycosylase, which gives rise to MTGDPRLRASLLAWFDREKRELPWRGTRDPWAIWVSEVMLQQTTVQTVLPRYPKFLKRFPTVETLARARLDTVLAAWSGLGYYARARNLHRAARTVVEEHGGKIPEDPEVLRGLPGIGAYMAQALSAIAFGRPALPVEANVRRVVSRIEAADVTPEAVARLVSRKRPGDSIAALFDLGQIVCRPRNPACGACPLARSCRARARGIVDRFPPRRTARPARPLYRCVAAAVSENGRILVRRRADGFLAGMWELPGVEADVLSVARARFRSRFRAAGRALLGTVEQPIAGKRVRVEIYSTPAPASRPGDRWMTAAEIEASASPSLTKKIARRVSPAPRERRRIGR